The proteins below come from a single Kosakonia sp. SMBL-WEM22 genomic window:
- the murD gene encoding UDP-N-acetylmuramoyl-L-alanine--D-glutamate ligase has translation MADYQGKKVVIIGLGLTGLSCVDFFLARGVTPRVMDTRTSPPGLDKLPETVERHLGSLNDDWLQSADLIVASPGMALAHPSLSAAADAGVEIVGDIELFCREAQTPIIAITGSNGKSTVTKLVGEMAEAAGKNVGVGGNIGLPALMLLDEARELYVLELSSFQLETTSSLRAVAATILNVTEDHMDRYPFGLQQYRAAKLRIYENAKVCVVNADDALTMPVRGADERCVSFGVDVGDYHLNRQQGEIWLRVKGEKVLNVKEMKLSGQHNYTNALAALALADAAGLPRASSLKALTTFGGLAHRFQLAYEHNGVRWINDSKATNVGSTEAALNGLQVEGMLHLLLGGDGKSADFSPLKRYLGGERIRLYCFGRDGAELAALRPDVAEQTETMDQAMRVIAARVQPGDMVLLSPACASLDQFKNFEQRGDQFTRLAQELG, from the coding sequence ATGGCAGATTACCAGGGTAAAAAAGTCGTCATTATCGGTTTAGGCCTGACGGGCCTCTCCTGCGTGGACTTTTTCCTCGCGCGCGGCGTCACGCCGAGGGTGATGGATACCCGCACGTCGCCGCCGGGGCTGGATAAGCTGCCGGAAACGGTCGAGCGCCATCTTGGTAGTCTTAACGATGATTGGTTGCAGAGTGCCGATCTGATTGTCGCCAGCCCCGGTATGGCGCTGGCGCACCCATCGCTTAGTGCGGCAGCGGACGCGGGCGTCGAGATTGTCGGCGATATCGAACTCTTCTGCCGGGAAGCGCAGACACCGATCATCGCTATTACCGGTTCGAACGGCAAGAGCACCGTCACCAAACTGGTCGGTGAGATGGCGGAAGCGGCCGGTAAGAATGTGGGCGTCGGCGGCAATATCGGCCTGCCAGCGCTGATGCTGCTGGATGAGGCGCGTGAGCTCTATGTGCTTGAGCTCTCCAGCTTCCAGCTGGAAACCACCTCCAGCCTGCGTGCCGTGGCGGCAACCATTCTTAACGTCACGGAAGATCATATGGATCGCTATCCGTTTGGCCTGCAGCAGTACCGCGCCGCCAAACTGCGTATCTATGAAAACGCTAAAGTGTGCGTGGTCAATGCCGATGACGCTCTGACCATGCCGGTTCGCGGTGCCGATGAGCGCTGCGTCAGCTTTGGCGTCGACGTCGGTGACTATCACCTCAACCGCCAGCAGGGCGAAATCTGGCTGCGGGTAAAAGGTGAGAAGGTGCTGAACGTCAAAGAGATGAAACTGAGCGGCCAGCACAACTACACTAACGCGCTGGCGGCGCTGGCTCTGGCGGACGCGGCCGGTTTACCGCGCGCCAGCAGCCTGAAGGCGCTGACCACCTTTGGCGGGCTGGCGCACCGCTTCCAGCTGGCTTACGAGCATAACGGCGTGCGCTGGATCAACGACTCGAAAGCGACCAACGTCGGCAGCACCGAAGCGGCGCTTAATGGCTTGCAAGTCGAAGGTATGCTGCATCTGCTGCTGGGCGGCGATGGCAAATCGGCAGACTTCTCGCCGCTCAAGCGTTACCTCGGCGGCGAACGTATTCGCCTTTACTGTTTTGGGCGCGATGGCGCTGAACTGGCTGCGCTGCGCCCGGATGTGGCTGAGCAGACAGAGACAATGGATCAGGCGATGCGCGTAATTGCCGCGCGCGTGCAGCCGGGCGACATGGTGCTGTTGTCACCCGCCTGTGCCAGCCTCGATCAGTTTAAGAATTTCGAACAACGGGGCGACCAGTTCACCCGTCTGGCGCAGGAGTTAGGCTAA
- the ftsW gene encoding cell division protein FtsW produces MRLTLPRPRMPRLPGYGILAWLFAALKGWVMGSRQKDTDSLVMYDRTLLWLTLGLAAIGFIMVTSASMPVGQRLTDDPFFFAKRHGLYLFLSFCMAMITLRLPMEFWQKYSSVMLIAAIIMLLVVLVVGSSINGASRWIDLGIMRFQPAEFTKLSLFCYLANYLVRKVDEVRNNLRGFLKPMGVILVLAILLLAQPDLGTVVVLFITTLAMLFLAGAKLWQFIAIIGMGISAVILLILAEPYRIRRVTSFWNPWEDPFGSGYQLTQSLMAFGRGELWGQGLGNSVQKLEYLPEAHTDFIFSIIGEELGYIGVVAALLMVFFVAFRAMSIGRKALEIDHRFSGFLACSIGIWFSFQALVNVGAAAGMLPTKGLTLPLISYGGSSLLIMSTAITLLLRIDYETRLKKAQAFTRGV; encoded by the coding sequence ATGCGTTTAACGCTTCCCCGCCCGAGAATGCCGCGTCTGCCAGGTTATGGGATCCTGGCATGGCTGTTTGCGGCATTGAAAGGCTGGGTCATGGGCTCGCGACAGAAAGATACTGACAGCCTGGTGATGTATGACCGCACGCTGCTGTGGTTGACGCTGGGCCTGGCGGCGATCGGCTTCATTATGGTGACCTCGGCATCAATGCCGGTCGGTCAGCGTTTGACGGACGATCCCTTCTTCTTCGCCAAACGCCACGGGCTCTATCTATTCCTGTCCTTCTGTATGGCAATGATCACGCTGCGCCTGCCGATGGAGTTCTGGCAGAAGTACAGCTCGGTGATGCTGATCGCCGCGATCATTATGCTGTTAGTGGTGCTGGTGGTGGGCAGCTCGATCAACGGTGCATCGCGCTGGATTGACCTTGGCATCATGCGCTTCCAGCCGGCGGAGTTCACCAAGCTGTCGCTCTTCTGCTACCTGGCGAACTACCTGGTGCGCAAAGTGGACGAGGTGCGTAACAACCTGCGCGGCTTCTTAAAACCGATGGGCGTGATCCTCGTGCTGGCGATCCTGCTGCTGGCGCAGCCTGACCTCGGTACAGTGGTGGTGCTGTTTATCACCACGCTGGCGATGCTGTTCCTCGCGGGTGCGAAGTTGTGGCAATTCATCGCCATTATCGGCATGGGGATCTCGGCGGTGATACTGCTGATCCTCGCTGAACCCTATCGTATTCGCCGCGTAACTTCCTTCTGGAACCCGTGGGAAGATCCGTTTGGCAGCGGGTATCAGTTAACCCAGTCGCTGATGGCGTTTGGCCGCGGCGAGCTGTGGGGGCAGGGACTCGGCAACTCGGTACAGAAACTTGAGTATCTACCGGAAGCACATACCGACTTTATCTTCTCCATCATCGGCGAAGAACTCGGTTATATCGGTGTGGTAGCCGCACTTTTAATGGTATTCTTCGTCGCTTTCCGCGCCATGTCCATTGGCAGAAAAGCGCTGGAGATTGACCACCGTTTCTCCGGTTTCCTTGCCTGCTCTATAGGTATCTGGTTCAGCTTCCAGGCGCTGGTTAACGTCGGTGCGGCAGCCGGTATGCTGCCGACCAAAGGCTTAACCCTGCCGCTGATCAGTTACGGCGGCTCGAGTTTATTGATTATGTCGACGGCGATTACGCTGTTGCTACGGATAGATTATGAAACGCGCCTGAAGAAAGCTCAGGCGTTTACACGAGGTGTGTGA
- the murG gene encoding undecaprenyldiphospho-muramoylpentapeptide beta-N-acetylglucosaminyltransferase translates to MSGQPKRLMVMAGGTGGHVFPGLAVAHHLMDQGWQVRWLGTADRMEADLVPKHGIDIDFIRISGLRGKGLKALLLAPVRIFNAWRQARDIMKRFKPDVVLGMGGYVSGPGGLAAWSLGIPVVLHEQNGIAGLTNKWLAKIATKVMQAFPGAFPKAEVVGNPVRVDVLALPLPQMRLPGREGPIRVLVVGGSQGARVLNQTMPQVAAKLGAAVTIWHQSGKGAQQDVEQAYATAGQAQHKVTEFIDDMAKAYAWADVVVCRSGALTVSEIAAAGLPALFVPFQHKDRQQYWNALPLEKVGAAKILEQPQFTVDAVAATLAGWDREALREMAERARAAAIPDATERVAHEVSLAAQG, encoded by the coding sequence ATGAGTGGTCAACCTAAGCGGTTAATGGTGATGGCAGGCGGAACCGGCGGGCATGTTTTCCCCGGTCTCGCCGTGGCGCACCATTTGATGGATCAGGGCTGGCAAGTACGCTGGCTCGGAACCGCCGATCGTATGGAGGCTGACCTGGTGCCAAAACATGGCATCGATATCGACTTCATCCGCATCTCCGGCCTGCGTGGCAAAGGGTTGAAAGCACTGCTGCTCGCGCCGGTGCGTATCTTTAATGCCTGGCGTCAGGCGCGCGACATTATGAAGCGCTTCAAGCCGGACGTGGTGCTGGGCATGGGCGGGTATGTCTCCGGCCCCGGTGGTCTTGCCGCCTGGTCGCTCGGGATTCCGGTTGTCCTGCATGAGCAGAACGGTATTGCCGGATTGACCAATAAGTGGCTGGCAAAGATCGCTACCAAAGTGATGCAGGCGTTTCCCGGCGCATTTCCGAAAGCAGAAGTAGTGGGGAACCCGGTGCGCGTCGATGTGCTGGCGCTGCCACTGCCGCAGATGCGTCTGCCGGGCCGCGAAGGGCCAATTCGCGTGCTGGTGGTTGGCGGCTCGCAGGGCGCGCGCGTGCTGAACCAGACTATGCCGCAGGTGGCGGCTAAACTGGGCGCGGCGGTCACCATCTGGCATCAGAGCGGGAAGGGCGCGCAGCAGGATGTGGAGCAGGCCTATGCCACTGCGGGTCAGGCGCAGCATAAAGTAACTGAATTTATTGACGATATGGCTAAAGCCTATGCGTGGGCGGATGTGGTTGTTTGCCGCTCCGGCGCGCTGACGGTAAGCGAGATCGCCGCTGCCGGTCTGCCGGCGCTGTTTGTGCCGTTTCAGCACAAAGACAGACAGCAGTACTGGAATGCCCTGCCGCTGGAGAAGGTGGGCGCGGCGAAGATCCTCGAGCAGCCGCAGTTTACCGTTGATGCCGTGGCAGCAACGCTTGCGGGCTGGGATCGTGAAGCATTAAGAGAGATGGCGGAACGCGCGCGCGCGGCAGCCATCCCCGACGCCACCGAGCGGGTGGCGCATGAAGTGAGCCTTGCGGCTCAGGGTTAA
- the murC gene encoding UDP-N-acetylmuramate--L-alanine ligase has protein sequence MNTQELAKLRLIVPEMRRVRHIHFVGIGGAGMGGIAEVLANEGYQISGSDLAPNPVTQQLTSLGATIYFNHRPENVLDASVVVVSSAISADNPEIVAAQEARIPVIRRAEMLAELMRFRHGIAIAGTHGKTTTTAMVSSIYAEAGLDPTFVNGGLVKAAGVHARLGHSRYLIAEADESDASFLHLQPMVAIVTNIEADHMDTYQGDFENLKATFINFLHNLPFYGRAVMCVDDPVIRELLPRVGRQITTYGFSDDADVRVEEYRQQGPQGHFTLVRQDKPALRVTLNAPGRHNALNAAAAVAVATEEGIDDEAILRALESFQGTGRRFDFLGEFPLEAVNGNSGSAMLVDDYGHHPTEVDATIKAARAGWPDKNLVMIFQPHRYTRTRDLYDDFANVLTQVDKLLMLEVYSAGETAIPGADSRSLCRTIRGRGKIDPILVSEPDQVATMLAPVLTGNDLILIQGAGNIGKIARSLAQCKLVPQSEEVQHG, from the coding sequence ATGAATACACAAGAACTTGCGAAACTGCGTTTAATCGTGCCCGAGATGCGTCGCGTCCGGCACATTCACTTCGTTGGCATCGGCGGTGCTGGCATGGGCGGTATTGCCGAAGTGCTGGCCAACGAAGGCTACCAGATTAGCGGTTCTGATTTAGCGCCAAACCCGGTGACGCAGCAGCTGACGTCCCTTGGTGCCACCATCTACTTCAATCATCGCCCGGAAAATGTGCTGGATGCGAGTGTTGTAGTGGTCTCCAGCGCGATCTCTGCCGATAACCCAGAGATCGTGGCCGCCCAGGAAGCGCGTATCCCGGTGATCCGCCGCGCGGAAATGCTGGCTGAATTAATGCGTTTTCGTCACGGTATCGCTATTGCCGGGACGCACGGAAAGACCACTACCACCGCCATGGTCTCCAGTATCTACGCGGAAGCGGGTCTGGACCCGACTTTTGTCAATGGCGGGCTGGTAAAAGCGGCCGGGGTGCATGCGCGCCTGGGCCATAGCCGTTACCTGATTGCGGAAGCGGATGAGAGCGACGCCTCCTTCCTGCACCTGCAACCGATGGTGGCCATTGTGACCAATATCGAAGCTGACCATATGGATACGTACCAGGGCGACTTCGAGAATTTGAAAGCAACCTTTATCAACTTCCTGCACAACCTGCCGTTTTATGGCCGTGCGGTGATGTGCGTAGACGACCCGGTGATCCGCGAGCTGCTGCCGCGCGTCGGGCGTCAAATTACCACCTATGGATTCAGCGACGACGCGGACGTGCGCGTGGAAGAGTACCGCCAGCAGGGGCCGCAAGGTCACTTTACGCTGGTGCGCCAGGATAAACCGGCGCTGCGCGTAACGCTTAACGCGCCGGGTCGCCACAACGCGCTCAATGCCGCAGCGGCGGTGGCCGTGGCGACGGAAGAGGGGATTGACGACGAAGCGATTTTGCGCGCGCTGGAGAGCTTCCAGGGCACCGGTCGCCGCTTTGATTTCCTCGGCGAGTTCCCGCTGGAGGCGGTGAATGGCAATAGTGGCAGCGCGATGCTGGTTGATGATTACGGCCATCATCCAACGGAAGTGGACGCAACGATCAAAGCTGCGCGCGCTGGCTGGCCGGATAAAAACCTGGTGATGATATTCCAGCCGCATCGTTATACACGTACGCGCGATCTCTATGACGACTTCGCCAACGTGCTGACGCAGGTGGATAAGCTGCTGATGCTGGAAGTTTACTCGGCGGGCGAAACGGCGATTCCAGGAGCAGACAGCCGCTCGCTGTGCCGCACTATCCGTGGTCGCGGCAAGATCGATCCGATCCTGGTTTCCGAACCGGATCAGGTGGCGACAATGCTGGCACCGGTGCTGACGGGCAACGATCTGATCCTGATTCAGGGCGCAGGCAATATCGGCAAGATTGCCCGTAGCCTGGCGCAGTGCAAACTGGTGCCGCAGAGCGAGGAGGTCCAGCATGGCTGA
- a CDS encoding D-alanine--D-alanine ligase — MAEKVAVLLGGTSAERDVSLNSGAAVLAGLREGGVDAHAVDPREVDVTRLKEMGFSKAFIALHGRGGEDGTLQGLLELTGVPYTGSSVMASAISMDKLRSKLLWQGAGLPVAPWVALTRSEFESGLQTTDIERIEALGLPLIVKPSREGSSVGMSKVNESSDLQAALALAFQHDDEVLIEKWLSGPEFTVALLGNEILPSIRIQPAGIFYDYEAKYLSDETQYFCPSGLEAEREAALQALIAKAWQVLGCRGWGRIDAMLDSDGQFYLLEANTSPGMTSHSLVPMAARQAGLSFTQLVVRILELAE, encoded by the coding sequence ATGGCTGAGAAAGTTGCCGTTCTGCTGGGGGGAACCTCCGCTGAGCGCGATGTGTCGCTTAACTCAGGCGCGGCGGTGCTTGCCGGGTTGCGTGAAGGTGGCGTTGACGCCCATGCAGTCGATCCGCGTGAGGTCGATGTGACTCGCCTGAAAGAGATGGGCTTTAGTAAAGCGTTTATCGCGCTGCATGGCCGTGGTGGCGAAGATGGCACGCTGCAAGGGCTGCTGGAGCTCACCGGCGTTCCGTATACCGGCAGCAGCGTGATGGCCTCTGCGATCTCAATGGATAAACTGCGCAGCAAATTGCTGTGGCAGGGTGCGGGTTTACCGGTGGCACCGTGGGTTGCTTTAACGCGTAGCGAGTTTGAATCTGGCCTGCAAACCACTGATATTGAACGCATTGAGGCGCTGGGCTTACCTCTGATTGTTAAGCCAAGCCGGGAAGGCTCCAGCGTTGGGATGTCAAAGGTCAATGAAAGTAGCGATCTGCAGGCGGCTTTAGCACTTGCTTTTCAACACGATGATGAAGTTCTGATCGAAAAATGGCTCAGTGGCCCGGAATTTACCGTCGCGTTGCTTGGAAATGAAATTTTACCGTCGATTCGCATTCAACCGGCGGGAATCTTCTATGATTATGAGGCGAAGTATCTCTCTGATGAGACGCAGTATTTCTGTCCATCAGGTCTGGAAGCAGAGCGGGAAGCGGCTTTACAGGCGCTGATCGCCAAAGCGTGGCAGGTTTTAGGCTGCCGCGGCTGGGGGCGAATCGATGCGATGCTCGACAGTGATGGTCAATTTTATCTGCTGGAAGCGAATACCTCGCCGGGTATGACTAGCCACAGCCTGGTGCCGATGGCGGCACGTCAGGCGGGGCTGAGCTTTACCCAGCTTGTTGTTCGTATTCTGGAACTGGCGGAGTGA
- the ftsQ gene encoding cell division protein FtsQ, which produces MSQAALNTRNREAEAVTTSRRNNGTRLAGIVFLLTVLCTVLVSGWIVLGWMDDAQRLPLSKLVLTGDRHYTRNDDIRQSILALGAPGTFMSQDVNIIQSQIERLSWIKQASVRKQWPDELKIHLVEYVPIARWNDQHMVDADGNAFSVPAERTSKQILPMLYGPEGSESEVLQGYRDMGQVLAKDKFTLKEAAMTARRSWQVTLSNDIKLNLGRGDTMKRLARFVELYPVLQQQAQTDGKEISYVDLRYDSGAAVGWKPAPVQEQPDQQQNQAQQNQAQAEQQ; this is translated from the coding sequence ATGTCTCAGGCTGCGCTGAACACGCGAAATCGCGAAGCGGAGGCGGTAACGACCTCCCGCCGCAACAATGGAACGCGCCTCGCCGGGATAGTGTTTCTGTTGACGGTACTGTGCACCGTGTTGGTGAGTGGCTGGATCGTGCTCGGCTGGATGGATGACGCGCAGCGGTTACCGCTGTCGAAGCTGGTGCTTACCGGCGATCGCCACTACACGCGCAATGATGATATTCGCCAGTCGATTCTGGCGCTTGGCGCACCCGGGACCTTTATGTCGCAGGACGTCAATATCATTCAGAGCCAGATTGAGCGCCTGTCGTGGATCAAACAGGCAAGCGTAAGAAAGCAGTGGCCGGACGAATTGAAGATTCATCTGGTTGAATATGTGCCCATTGCGCGGTGGAATGACCAGCATATGGTTGATGCGGACGGCAACGCCTTTAGCGTACCGGCGGAACGCACCAGCAAGCAGATATTGCCGATGCTGTATGGCCCGGAGGGCAGCGAAAGTGAAGTGCTGCAGGGTTATCGCGATATGGGACAGGTGCTGGCAAAGGATAAGTTCACGCTGAAAGAAGCAGCGATGACCGCGCGGCGCTCCTGGCAGGTCACGCTGAGCAATGATATTAAGCTCAACCTGGGCCGAGGCGATACGATGAAGCGCCTGGCGCGCTTTGTCGAACTCTACCCGGTGCTGCAGCAGCAGGCTCAGACGGATGGCAAAGAGATAAGCTACGTGGATTTGCGCTATGACTCAGGCGCGGCGGTGGGTTGGAAGCCTGCCCCGGTACAGGAACAACCGGATCAGCAGCAAAATCAGGCACAACAGAATCAGGCACAGGCAGAGCAACAATGA
- the ftsA gene encoding cell division protein FtsA, producing MIKATDRKLVVGLEIGTAKVAALVGEVLPDGIVNIIGVGSCPSRGMDKGGVNDLESVVKCVQRAIDQAELMADCQISSVYLALSGKHISCQNEIGMVPISEEEVTLEDVENVVHTAKSVRVRDEHRVLHVIPQEYAIDYQEGIKNPVGLSGVRMQAKVHLITCHNDMAKNIVKAVERCGLKVDQLIFAGLASSYSVLTEDERELGVCVVDIGGGTMDMAVYTGGALRHTKVIPYAGNVVTSDIAYAFGTPPSDAEAIKVRHGCALGSLVGKDESVEVPSVGGRPPRSLQRQTLADVIEPRYTELLNLVNDEILQLQEQLRQQGVKHHLAAGIVLTGGAAQIEGLAACAQRVFHTQVRIGAPLNITGLTDYAQEPYYSTAVGLLHYGKETHLSGEAEVEKRTSVGSWFKRINSWLRKEF from the coding sequence ATGATCAAGGCGACGGACAGAAAACTGGTAGTTGGACTGGAGATTGGCACCGCGAAGGTCGCCGCTTTAGTAGGGGAAGTTCTGCCCGACGGTATTGTGAATATCATTGGCGTAGGCAGTTGCCCATCCCGTGGGATGGACAAAGGCGGAGTGAACGATCTGGAGTCGGTGGTGAAGTGCGTACAGCGCGCCATCGATCAGGCCGAACTGATGGCGGATTGCCAGATCTCCTCGGTCTACCTTGCGCTCTCGGGGAAACACATTAGTTGCCAGAACGAAATTGGTATGGTGCCGATTTCAGAAGAAGAAGTGACGCTGGAAGATGTGGAAAACGTGGTGCATACCGCGAAATCAGTCCGCGTACGCGATGAACACCGCGTGCTGCACGTGATTCCGCAGGAGTACGCCATTGACTACCAGGAGGGGATTAAAAACCCGGTAGGCCTTTCTGGCGTGCGCATGCAGGCGAAAGTACACCTGATTACTTGCCATAACGATATGGCGAAAAACATCGTTAAAGCCGTTGAACGATGTGGTTTGAAAGTTGACCAACTTATCTTTGCCGGGCTGGCCTCCAGCTATTCGGTGTTGACGGAAGATGAACGCGAACTGGGCGTCTGCGTCGTTGACATCGGCGGTGGTACAATGGACATGGCCGTTTATACCGGCGGCGCGCTGCGCCACACCAAAGTGATCCCTTACGCGGGGAACGTAGTGACCAGCGATATCGCTTACGCCTTCGGCACACCGCCGAGCGACGCAGAAGCGATTAAAGTTCGCCACGGCTGTGCGCTGGGATCGCTGGTCGGTAAAGATGAGAGCGTGGAAGTGCCAAGCGTGGGCGGTCGACCGCCGCGCAGCCTGCAGCGCCAGACGCTGGCAGATGTGATTGAGCCGCGCTATACCGAGCTGCTCAACCTGGTCAACGACGAGATATTGCAGTTGCAGGAGCAGCTTCGCCAGCAGGGCGTGAAACATCATCTTGCTGCGGGGATTGTATTAACCGGCGGCGCGGCGCAGATTGAAGGTCTGGCGGCCTGCGCGCAACGTGTGTTCCATACGCAGGTGCGTATCGGTGCACCGCTCAATATTACTGGCTTAACTGATTACGCCCAGGAGCCGTATTACTCTACGGCGGTTGGGCTGCTGCACTACGGGAAAGAGACCCATTTAAGTGGTGAAGCGGAAGTGGAAAAGCGGACGTCAGTCGGTTCGTGGTTCAAACGAATCAACAGCTGGCTGCGAAAAGAGTTTTAA
- the ftsZ gene encoding cell division protein FtsZ — protein MFEPMELTNDAVIKVIGVGGGGGNAVEHMVRERIEGVEFFAVNTDAQALRKTAVGQTIQIGGGITKGLGAGANPEVGRNAAEEDREALRAALEGADMVFIAAGMGGGTGTGAAPVVAEVAKDLGILTVAVVTKPFNFEGKKRMAFAEQGITELSKHVDSLITIPNDKLLKVLGRGISLLDAFGAANDVLKGAVQGIAELITRPGLMNVDFADVRTVMSEMGYAMMGSGVASGEDRAEEAAEMAISSPLLEDIDLSGARGVLVNITAGFDLRLDEFETVGNTIRAFASDNATVVIGTSLDPDMNDELRVTVVATGIGMDKRPEITLVTNKQAQQPVMDRYQQHGMQPMQQEQKPAKVVNDNTPQTTKEPDYLDIPAFLRKQAD, from the coding sequence ATGTTTGAACCAATGGAATTAACCAACGACGCGGTGATTAAAGTCATCGGCGTCGGTGGCGGCGGCGGTAATGCCGTAGAGCATATGGTGCGTGAGCGCATCGAAGGGGTTGAGTTCTTCGCGGTGAATACCGACGCTCAAGCGTTGCGTAAGACGGCGGTAGGGCAGACCATCCAGATTGGTGGCGGTATCACTAAAGGTCTGGGCGCAGGGGCTAACCCTGAAGTGGGTCGCAATGCGGCTGAAGAGGATCGTGAAGCGCTGCGCGCTGCGCTGGAAGGCGCTGACATGGTCTTTATCGCAGCGGGCATGGGTGGCGGTACCGGTACCGGTGCGGCGCCTGTGGTAGCTGAAGTCGCGAAAGACTTAGGCATTCTGACCGTTGCGGTGGTGACTAAGCCGTTCAACTTTGAAGGCAAGAAGCGCATGGCCTTTGCAGAGCAGGGTATAACCGAGCTCTCAAAACATGTCGATTCCCTGATCACTATCCCGAACGACAAGCTGTTGAAAGTGCTGGGTCGCGGCATCTCTCTGCTTGACGCATTCGGCGCGGCAAATGACGTGCTGAAAGGCGCGGTACAGGGTATCGCCGAGCTGATTACCCGTCCGGGTCTGATGAACGTTGACTTCGCCGACGTGCGCACCGTGATGTCCGAAATGGGCTACGCGATGATGGGCTCCGGTGTGGCAAGCGGTGAAGATCGTGCGGAAGAAGCGGCAGAAATGGCGATCTCCAGCCCGCTGCTGGAAGATATCGACCTCTCTGGCGCGCGCGGTGTGCTGGTTAACATCACCGCGGGCTTCGACCTGCGTCTGGATGAGTTCGAGACCGTCGGTAACACCATTCGTGCGTTCGCTTCTGATAACGCGACGGTGGTTATCGGTACTTCTCTTGACCCGGATATGAACGACGAACTGCGTGTAACCGTTGTTGCTACCGGTATCGGTATGGACAAACGTCCTGAGATTACTCTGGTCACTAACAAGCAGGCACAGCAGCCGGTGATGGATCGCTACCAGCAGCACGGCATGCAGCCTATGCAGCAGGAGCAGAAGCCGGCGAAAGTGGTTAACGACAATACGCCGCAGACCACTAAAGAGCCCGATTATCTGGATATTCCGGCGTTTCTGCGTAAGCAAGCCGACTAA
- the lpxC gene encoding UDP-3-O-acyl-N-acetylglucosamine deacetylase yields MIKQRTLKRIVQATGVGLHTGKKVTLTLRPAPANTGVIYRRTDLNPPVDFPADAKSVRDTMLCTCLVNEHDVRISTVEHLNAALAGLGIDNIIVEVDAPEIPIMDGSAAPFVYLLLDAGVEELNSAKKFVRIKETVRVEDGDKWAEFKPHNGFTLDFTIDFNHPAIDASTQRYAMNFSADAFMRQISRARTFGFMRDIEYLQSRGLCLGGSFDCAIVVDDYRVLNEDGLRFEDEFVRHKMLDAIGDLFMCGHNIIGAFTAYKSGHALNNKLLQAVLAKQEAWEYVTFEDEAELPLAFKAPSMVLA; encoded by the coding sequence ATGATCAAACAAAGGACTCTTAAACGTATCGTTCAGGCGACTGGTGTCGGTTTACATACCGGCAAGAAAGTCACACTGACGTTGCGCCCTGCGCCGGCAAATACCGGGGTCATCTATCGTCGCACCGACTTAAATCCACCGGTAGACTTTCCGGCTGATGCTAAATCTGTGCGTGATACTATGCTCTGTACTTGTCTGGTTAACGAGCATGACGTGCGGATTTCCACCGTTGAGCACTTAAATGCGGCTCTGGCGGGGCTGGGTATCGACAACATTATTGTCGAAGTCGATGCACCGGAAATTCCAATTATGGATGGCAGTGCAGCACCTTTCGTCTACCTGTTGCTTGACGCAGGGGTAGAGGAGCTGAACAGCGCCAAGAAATTCGTTCGCATCAAAGAGACGGTGCGCGTTGAAGATGGCGATAAGTGGGCCGAGTTCAAACCGCATAACGGTTTTACGCTCGATTTCACCATCGACTTCAACCACCCGGCGATTGATGCCAGCACGCAACGCTACGCGATGAACTTCTCTGCGGACGCATTTATGCGCCAGATTAGCCGCGCGCGTACTTTCGGTTTCATGCGTGATATCGAATACCTTCAGTCCCGCGGCCTGTGCCTGGGCGGAAGCTTCGATTGTGCCATCGTAGTTGACGATTATCGCGTACTGAACGAAGACGGCCTGCGTTTTGAAGATGAATTCGTGCGCCACAAAATGCTCGATGCAATCGGCGACCTCTTTATGTGTGGTCACAACATTATCGGTGCGTTTACCGCTTATAAGTCCGGTCATGCGCTGAACAACAAACTTCTGCAGGCTGTTCTGGCAAAACAGGAAGCCTGGGAATACGTGACCTTCGAAGACGAAGCTGAACTGCCGCTGGCATTCAAAGCACCTTCAATGGTTCTGGCGTAA